A section of the Pedobacter sp. HDW13 genome encodes:
- a CDS encoding cytochrome c maturation protein CcmE, with amino-acid sequence MKKSAIIGLITIAISVGILFSLNANTDTYSNFKEATSSNKEEHVMGYWEKSKGTYYDAVKDANHFSFYMKDEKGEIRQVIYNGTKPQDFEKSEKLVLIGKMDKDKFYASKILMKCPSKYNDNLVEVNKDGKVDTVGKYGEKKYN; translated from the coding sequence ATGAAGAAAAGTGCCATTATTGGATTGATTACCATCGCCATTTCGGTAGGGATTTTATTTAGCTTAAATGCCAATACCGATACCTACTCTAATTTTAAAGAAGCAACTTCTTCAAACAAGGAAGAACATGTGATGGGCTACTGGGAAAAATCAAAAGGTACCTACTACGATGCGGTTAAAGACGCCAACCATTTTTCTTTTTACATGAAAGATGAAAAGGGTGAAATCCGTCAAGTAATTTATAACGGAACCAAACCACAGGATTTTGAGAAATCAGAAAAACTCGTACTTATCGGTAAAATGGATAAGGACAAATTCTACGCATCGAAAATTTTAATGAAATGCCCATCTAAATATAATGATAACCTGGTAGAGGTAAATAAGGATGGTAAGGTAGACACCGTAGGGAAATACGGCGAAAAAAAATATAACTAA
- a CDS encoding heme lyase CcmF/NrfE family subunit: MDIQFVGENLLPGKIGQFFIVLAFSASLLSTISYFYASREKNLEDKSWRNLGRIGFLVNWASIIGVGAVLFYLIFGHYFEYYYVQSHSSKQLPVYYIISAFWEGQEGSFWLWAFWQSFLGGLLIWKAKTWERPVMTTVAFSQVFLTSMMLGVEIFGERIGSSPFILLRDAMDLKAQAPVVFANPENYKNYLKFITDGKGLNPLLQNYWMVIHPPTLFLGFASMVVPFAYGIAGLWQKRYKEWIKPAMPWTLFAVMVLGTGIIMGSFWAYEALNFGGFWAWDPVENASLIPWLTLIGAVHVMIAYKNTGHAYFTAIALVFLSFLLVLYASFLTRSGILGDTSVHSFTDMGMFGHLILYNVVFAVLAVALIIKRWKELPITTKDEETYSREFWMFIGALVVTVACIQVIFSTSVPVFNKAFGTNFSPPVDAIKYYNQWQAPFAVLITLISGFSQYLKYKRTDPRKFYSSLVSAVIFSAVLTAGLVYVTEIYTNTMYILITFSCLFAVLSNAAVLYQAFGGKAKLAGSAIAHIGFAILVLGALISAATNKPISINANKFIPVKDFEKTEKPGENIMLYKNEPKQMGKYTVTYVSDTTQAPNTFYTLNFKVIDKEGKVKEDFNLHPHTQDNEKMGLIASPDTKHYLTYDVYTHITSAAVKQSSHEDHEGHSDDENYKAPRIVKVSVGDTIHTSSGVVTVKDLNRKPTAKDLALAQGDYAVGLPLEINAAGKVYNTEPIFLIKGNNTFDFARKVDELDLKFRFSRVLPDEKKVELQIFEKPQQAKDWVVFKAIEFPFINLYWAGTIVMVVGFLLSIFRRRKEARIG, encoded by the coding sequence ATGGATATTCAATTTGTAGGCGAAAACCTGCTGCCGGGTAAAATCGGACAGTTTTTTATTGTACTGGCGTTTAGTGCATCGTTATTATCAACAATCTCTTATTTTTATGCCAGTCGAGAGAAAAATTTAGAAGACAAATCATGGCGCAATCTCGGAAGAATTGGATTCCTGGTTAACTGGGCTAGTATTATTGGTGTTGGAGCAGTATTGTTCTACCTAATTTTTGGCCATTATTTTGAATATTATTACGTTCAATCGCACTCTTCAAAACAACTTCCTGTTTATTACATCATCTCTGCTTTTTGGGAAGGGCAGGAAGGTAGTTTTTGGCTTTGGGCATTCTGGCAGTCGTTTTTAGGCGGATTGTTAATCTGGAAAGCCAAAACCTGGGAACGTCCGGTAATGACTACCGTTGCATTTTCGCAAGTGTTTTTAACCTCGATGATGTTGGGGGTAGAAATTTTTGGCGAACGTATTGGTAGCTCTCCATTTATCCTGCTAAGAGATGCGATGGATTTAAAAGCGCAGGCTCCTGTGGTTTTTGCCAATCCGGAAAATTATAAAAACTACCTGAAATTTATTACTGATGGTAAAGGCTTAAATCCATTGTTGCAAAACTACTGGATGGTGATTCACCCGCCTACATTGTTTTTAGGTTTCGCCAGTATGGTGGTTCCTTTTGCTTATGGAATTGCGGGCCTATGGCAAAAAAGATATAAAGAGTGGATTAAACCAGCTATGCCATGGACGCTTTTTGCGGTAATGGTTCTGGGAACTGGTATTATTATGGGTTCTTTCTGGGCTTACGAAGCATTAAACTTTGGTGGTTTCTGGGCATGGGACCCTGTAGAAAATGCGTCATTAATTCCGTGGTTAACCTTAATCGGGGCAGTACACGTAATGATTGCCTATAAAAATACCGGTCATGCCTATTTTACAGCAATTGCCCTCGTGTTTTTAAGCTTCTTGTTGGTGCTTTATGCATCGTTCTTAACCCGGAGTGGTATTTTGGGCGATACTTCGGTACACTCTTTTACCGATATGGGGATGTTTGGTCACCTGATTTTGTACAATGTAGTGTTTGCTGTTTTAGCTGTTGCTTTGATTATTAAGCGATGGAAAGAATTGCCAATCACCACAAAAGACGAAGAAACTTATTCACGCGAGTTCTGGATGTTTATTGGCGCTTTAGTGGTAACCGTTGCCTGTATTCAGGTAATCTTTTCTACCTCAGTTCCGGTATTTAACAAGGCATTCGGCACCAATTTTTCACCACCTGTTGATGCGATTAAATATTACAACCAGTGGCAGGCCCCTTTTGCGGTGCTAATTACCTTGATTTCAGGATTTTCACAATATTTAAAATACAAAAGAACCGATCCGCGTAAATTCTATAGCAGTTTAGTATCTGCTGTTATTTTCTCGGCTGTTTTAACTGCTGGCTTGGTGTATGTAACCGAAATTTACACCAATACCATGTATATCCTCATTACTTTTAGCTGTTTATTTGCAGTGCTATCTAATGCGGCTGTATTGTACCAGGCTTTCGGTGGTAAAGCTAAACTGGCGGGGTCGGCTATTGCGCACATCGGCTTTGCTATCCTGGTATTAGGTGCACTTATTTCTGCAGCTACCAATAAACCGATTTCTATAAACGCGAATAAGTTTATCCCGGTTAAAGATTTTGAGAAAACGGAGAAACCTGGCGAAAACATCATGTTGTACAAAAACGAGCCTAAGCAAATGGGCAAGTACACGGTAACTTATGTAAGCGATACTACTCAGGCTCCGAATACCTTTTATACCTTAAACTTCAAGGTTATAGATAAGGAGGGTAAGGTTAAAGAAGATTTCAATTTGCACCCTCACACTCAGGATAACGAGAAAATGGGTTTAATTGCTTCTCCTGATACGAAGCACTACCTTACTTACGATGTGTATACGCACATTACCAGTGCGGCAGTTAAGCAATCATCGCACGAGGATCATGAAGGCCATTCGGATGATGAAAATTACAAAGCACCGCGAATTGTTAAAGTTTCAGTAGGTGATACCATTCATACTTCGAGTGGGGTGGTTACGGTTAAAGATTTAAACAGAAAACCTACTGCCAAAGATTTAGCGTTGGCACAGGGCGATTATGCTGTTGGTTTACCATTAGAAATTAATGCTGCCGGAAAAGTTTACAACACAGAACCAATTTTCTTAATCAAAGGCAACAACACTTTCGATTTCGCACGTAAAGTAGATGAACTGGACCTGAAATTCCGTTTCTCGAGAGTTTTACCAGATGAGAAAAAAGTAGAATTGCAGATTTTCGAAAAGCCACAACAGGCTAAAGACTGGGTAGTTTTCAAAGCAATCGAATTTCCTTTCATCAATTTATATTGGGCAGGTACCATTGTAATGGTGGTTGGTTTCTTGCTGTCTATTTTTAGAAGAAGAAAAGAAGCCAGGATCGGATAA
- a CDS encoding Rossmann-like and DUF2520 domain-containing protein produces the protein MKIVLLGSGNVATHLAKALKAKGEDVVQVYSPNLVNAKLLADNVAAEAVSDLSAVKVDADLYIISVKDDAIESIAEGLKAVSGLVVHTSGTTDIKVLSSQVKHAGVFYPLQTFSKRKDVSFDRIPLCIEATGAVELDVLKQLASKLSQQVYELDGDKRKILHLAAVFACNFPNHLYALANRVLQQNDLDFEIIRPLIAETADKVMTNLPENVQTGPAVRDDETTINKHLSMLNDMPGLQEIYQTLSDSIKLMPK, from the coding sequence ATGAAAATCGTTTTATTAGGTTCGGGTAATGTTGCTACACATTTAGCAAAAGCTTTAAAAGCCAAAGGCGAAGATGTAGTGCAGGTGTACAGCCCAAACCTGGTTAATGCGAAGTTATTAGCTGATAACGTAGCTGCTGAGGCAGTAAGTGATTTAAGTGCGGTTAAAGTTGATGCTGATTTGTATATCATTTCCGTTAAAGATGATGCTATTGAAAGCATTGCCGAAGGGTTAAAGGCGGTAAGCGGTTTAGTGGTGCACACCTCGGGTACAACCGATATTAAAGTATTATCGAGCCAGGTAAAACATGCAGGTGTTTTTTATCCATTGCAAACTTTTTCTAAAAGGAAGGATGTATCTTTCGATCGCATTCCACTTTGTATTGAAGCTACAGGTGCGGTTGAACTAGATGTTTTAAAACAACTGGCATCGAAATTAAGTCAGCAGGTTTACGAATTGGATGGCGATAAAAGAAAAATTTTACACCTGGCCGCTGTTTTTGCCTGCAATTTCCCCAACCATTTATATGCGCTAGCCAACCGGGTATTGCAACAAAATGATCTGGATTTTGAAATCATCAGACCTTTAATAGCCGAGACTGCCGATAAGGTAATGACTAACCTACCCGAAAATGTGCAGACCGGACCAGCGGTTAGGGATGACGAAACCACTATAAATAAGCACCTAAGCATGTTGAACGATATGCCCGGGTTGCAGGAAATTTATCAAACATTAAGCGATAGCATAAAATTAATGCCGAAATAG